The Chitinophaga flava genome has a segment encoding these proteins:
- a CDS encoding MarR family winged helix-turn-helix transcriptional regulator has product MINAIDQSGILAISTRLQRLGELLRKDGQQIYKAHGIDFEPKWFPVIYSLHANESLSVVEIANEIGYTHPSTISLLKELEAKKLVRSRKDKTDTRKRMISLTEKGQQLVVQMKPVWDIITAALTDLTNSTNNIMRAVNEVEARFKEKSFFERAEEIRQEQGSQQL; this is encoded by the coding sequence ATGATAAATGCGATAGATCAATCCGGTATACTGGCCATCTCTACCCGGCTGCAACGGCTGGGCGAACTGTTACGTAAAGACGGACAACAGATCTATAAAGCCCATGGCATTGACTTTGAGCCTAAATGGTTTCCTGTGATATACAGTCTCCATGCCAATGAGTCACTGAGCGTTGTGGAGATTGCCAATGAAATTGGCTATACGCATCCTTCCACCATTAGCCTTCTCAAAGAACTGGAAGCCAAAAAGCTGGTCCGTTCCCGGAAAGACAAAACAGATACCCGCAAACGTATGATCAGCCTGACTGAAAAAGGACAGCAGCTGGTAGTACAGATGAAACCGGTGTGGGATATCATTACTGCAGCATTAACCGACCTTACCAATAGCACCAACAACATCATGAGGGCTGTGAATGAAGTAGAAGCCCGTTTCAAGGAAAAGAGCTTCTTTGAAAGAGCGGAAGAAATACGTCAAGAACAAGGCAGTCAACAGTTATAA
- a CDS encoding GNAT family N-acetyltransferase: protein MIITYKPIGDAYSEEVINLILPIQQQEFNVNINLEAQKDLLAIEKHYQQSGGGFWGAFDGDKLVGTIALITYSADAGALRKMFVRREYRGKELGIANALLDTLLEHATSKGIRDIYLGTVNFLHAARRFYEKKGFDEIAADNLPAAFPRMAADDVFYHLHC from the coding sequence ATGATTATTACATACAAACCAATAGGCGATGCATATTCCGAAGAGGTAATCAATCTGATTTTACCGATACAACAGCAGGAGTTTAATGTAAACATCAATCTGGAGGCACAAAAGGACCTGCTGGCCATAGAAAAGCACTATCAGCAGTCGGGCGGTGGTTTCTGGGGAGCGTTTGACGGTGACAAGCTGGTAGGCACCATTGCGTTGATAACGTATTCAGCGGATGCCGGGGCTTTACGTAAAATGTTTGTACGCCGGGAATACCGGGGCAAGGAGCTTGGTATTGCTAACGCCCTGCTCGATACTTTGCTGGAACACGCAACCTCTAAGGGTATCAGGGATATATACCTGGGTACGGTTAACTTCCTCCATGCTGCCAGACGCTTTTACGAGAAAAAAGGATTTGACGAGATAGCGGCAGACAACCTTCCGGCGGCTTTCCCAAGGATGGCGGCAGACGACGTATTTTATCATTTGCATTGCTGA